A region from the Eriocheir sinensis breed Jianghai 21 chromosome 48, ASM2467909v1, whole genome shotgun sequence genome encodes:
- the LOC126981561 gene encoding 39S ribosomal protein L39, mitochondrial-like isoform X2, giving the protein MLASRRLAACVPRFLPPACTYHRQALTNTAVKKKRSQLFTQEAQRQAALITDVEKIEVQYEGHPENCTLVMNKCMSTPYNCAQHITQMILERSVLAEVDGQVWDIHRPLEDNCTLRFLHFRQSDPYYANKAFWRSMSVMLGAVLESAFKDNLYVELCSYPSPNVRTGSFVYDADLKIPSWEPTKEELRTLSAEMVKLSMAAHPFERLEVDASVALKMFADNKFKTHQIPQMAAQSTSGNTVVVYRIGDFVEVSRGPMIANTSHLGKVSIVAVHPIESSEGQLFRVQGVALPKGFMLNHFSYGLLEKRAEQLNSGRLPAFSPTPSQPQTQQAAAP; this is encoded by the exons ATGTTGGCCTCGAGACGGCTAGCGGCCTGCGTGCCCCGCTTCCTGCCCCCTGCGT GCACATACCACAGACAAGCTCTAACCAACACAGCCGTGAAAAAGAAACGCTCTCAGCTGTTCACTCAGGAGGCCCAACGACAGGCTGCTCTCATCACAGACGTGGAGAAGATAGAGGTGCAGTATGAAGGACACCCAGAAAATTGCACACTGGTCATGAACAAGTGCATGTCTACCCCATACAACTGTGCCCAGC acATCACCCAGATGATCCTGGAGCGGTCCGTGCTGGCAGAGGTGGACGGCCAGGTGTGGGACATCCACCGGCCCCTGGAGGACAACTGTactctccgtttcctccacttcagacag TCTGACCCATACTATGCCAACAAAGCATTCTGGCGCTCAATGTCAGTGATGCTCGGGGCTGTGCTGGAGTCTGCATTCAAGGACAATCTTTACGTAGAACTCTGCTCCTATCCCTCCCCCAATG TGCGCACTGGCAGCTTTGTGTATGATGCTGATCTCAAAATACCCAGCTGGGAGCCCACTAAG GAGGAACTGAGAACACTGTCAGCAGAGATGGTGAAGTTGTCCATGGCTGCCCATCCCTTTGAGAGGCTGGAGGTGGATGCCAGTGTTGCTCTCAAAATGTTTGCAGACAATAAGTTCAAGACACATCAGATCCCCCAAATGGCAGCCCAGAGCACCTCAG GTAACACCGTTGTGGTGTATAGGATCGGGGACTTTGTGGAGGTGAGCCGTGGACCGATGATAGCCAACACAAGCCATCTGGGCAAGGTGTCTATTGTGGCGGTCCATCCCATTGAAAGTAGTGAAGGTCAACTGTTCAGGGTGCAAGGAGTGGCACTTCCCAAAGGTTTTATG TTGAATCACTTTTCCTATGGCCTGTTGGAGAAGAGAGCAGAACAACTG